One Pochonia chlamydosporia 170 chromosome 5, whole genome shotgun sequence DNA segment encodes these proteins:
- a CDS encoding NADH:flavin oxidoreductase / NADH oxidase family domain-containing protein, producing MSSGGTDRRQQVQLGQQYRVPFAEVVKDLKLPNVFVAAVGWIRDAATVHDILSNGKTDVVHVAREFLRDPNFVQKVALDTGTEVS from the exons ATGTCAAGCGGCGGCACGGATAGACGACAACAAGTCCAGCTTGGTCAGCAATACCGAGTGCCGTTCGCTGAGGTCGTCAAAGATCTGAAGTTGCCCAATGTATTTGTTGCTGCGGTTGGCTGGATTAGGGATGCTGCTACGGTTCACGAT ATTTTGAGTAATGGAAAGACTGATGTCGTCCACGTTGCGCGCGAATTCCTTCGTGACCCCAACTTTGTTCAAAAAGTTGCGTTGGATACGGGCACCGAAGTATCTTAG